In Paracoccus sp. TOH, a single window of DNA contains:
- a CDS encoding UbiH/UbiF/VisC/COQ6 family ubiquinone biosynthesis hydroxylase, whose amino-acid sequence MMTDFDVVIAGGGLNGPALALALADAGLTVAVVDARPADARAGDAFDGRAYALALASQRLLAALGLWRDLADKAQEIRRVEATQGAPGDGPGPFGLHFDGAEIEEGRLGYMLEDRFLYRALLAAMRDRVTHLPGVSVTAQQVEGATIRVALSDGRDLRARLLVGADGRQSGVAERAGIRRTGRDYGQIALVAAVDHALPHHGTAHQYFMPTGPLAILPLPGNRSSIVWSEAAAQARAIIALPDAEFLAALRPRFGDFLGEIRLAGPRFSYPLNLTLAERYVDARLALVGDAAHGVHPVAGQGLNLGLRDVAALAEVLVAARRRGEDIGAELVLARYQDWRRPDATALALGMDGVNTLFSNANPLLRAAREIGMGLVDALPPLRRGFMRQAAGLSLHPMPRLLTGRRL is encoded by the coding sequence ATGATGACGGATTTCGATGTGGTGATCGCCGGCGGCGGGCTGAACGGCCCGGCCCTGGCGCTGGCGCTGGCGGATGCCGGCCTGACCGTGGCGGTGGTGGACGCGCGTCCCGCCGATGCCCGCGCCGGCGATGCCTTCGACGGCCGCGCCTATGCGCTGGCCCTGGCCTCGCAGCGGCTGCTGGCGGCGCTGGGGCTGTGGCGCGATCTGGCGGACAAGGCGCAGGAGATCCGCAGGGTCGAGGCCACGCAAGGCGCCCCCGGCGACGGGCCCGGCCCCTTCGGCCTGCATTTCGACGGCGCCGAGATCGAAGAGGGCCGGCTGGGCTACATGCTTGAAGACAGGTTCCTTTATCGCGCGCTGCTGGCCGCGATGCGCGACCGGGTCACGCATCTGCCGGGGGTTTCGGTCACCGCGCAGCAGGTCGAGGGCGCGACCATCAGGGTCGCGCTGTCGGATGGCCGCGATTTGCGGGCCCGGCTGCTGGTCGGCGCCGACGGCCGGCAATCGGGTGTGGCCGAACGCGCCGGCATCCGGCGCACCGGTCGCGACTACGGCCAGATCGCGCTGGTGGCGGCGGTCGATCACGCGTTGCCGCATCACGGCACCGCGCATCAGTATTTCATGCCCACCGGCCCGCTGGCCATCCTGCCGCTGCCGGGCAATCGCAGCTCGATCGTCTGGTCCGAGGCCGCGGCCCAGGCCCGCGCCATCATCGCCCTGCCGGATGCGGAATTCCTGGCGGCGCTGCGCCCGCGCTTCGGCGATTTCCTGGGCGAGATCCGGCTGGCCGGTCCCCGATTCTCCTATCCGCTGAACCTGACCCTGGCGGAACGCTATGTCGATGCGCGCCTGGCGCTGGTCGGCGATGCGGCGCATGGCGTGCATCCGGTGGCGGGGCAGGGGCTGAACCTGGGCTTGCGCGACGTGGCGGCGCTGGCCGAGGTTCTGGTCGCCGCTCGCCGCCGCGGCGAGGATATCGGCGCCGAGCTGGTCCTGGCGCGCTATCAGGACTGGCGTCGCCCGGACGCGACGGCGCTGGCGCTGGGCATGGACGGGGTGAACACGCTGTTCTCCAACGCCAATCCGCTGCTGCGCGCCGCGCGCGAGATCGGCATGGGCCTGGTCGATGCCCTCCCGCCGCTGCGGCGCGGCTTCATGCGGCAGGCGGCGGGGCTGAGCCTGCACCCGATGCCGCGGCTGCTGACCGGGCGGCGGCTCTAG
- a CDS encoding outer membrane lipoprotein carrier protein LolA produces the protein MKLKTLALAPVLCLAMAFPALAEKIPLNEISRYLNGLKTATADFTQVNADGSISTGVLYIHRPNRVRFEYKGDRTLVLASAGQVAVFDGKTRSAPQQYPLSKTPLSLILAPNINLGQARMVTGYAEKKNTTVVTAQDPQHPEYGNIQMVFTANPTQLRQWVVTDDAGKRTTVILGDMKTGVSFKPSTFAIENEIARRR, from the coding sequence ATGAAACTGAAAACGCTCGCCCTTGCGCCCGTCCTGTGCCTTGCCATGGCCTTCCCCGCCCTGGCCGAGAAGATCCCGCTGAACGAGATCTCGCGCTATCTCAACGGCCTGAAGACCGCCACGGCGGATTTCACCCAGGTGAATGCCGATGGGTCGATCTCGACCGGGGTGCTTTATATCCACCGCCCGAACCGGGTGCGGTTCGAATACAAGGGGGATCGCACCCTGGTGCTGGCCTCGGCCGGGCAGGTGGCGGTGTTCGACGGCAAGACCCGCAGCGCGCCGCAGCAATATCCGCTGTCCAAGACGCCGCTGTCGCTGATCCTGGCGCCGAACATCAACCTGGGCCAGGCCCGGATGGTGACCGGCTATGCCGAGAAGAAGAACACCACCGTCGTCACCGCCCAGGATCCGCAGCATCCGGAATACGGCAATATCCAGATGGTCTTTACCGCCAACCCGACGCAGTTGCGGCAATGGGTGGTGACCGATGATGCCGGAAAGCGCACCACGGTCATCCTGGGCGACATGAAGACCGGCGTGTCCTTCAAACCCTCGACCTTCGCCATCGAGAACGAGATCGCCCGCCGCCGATAG
- a CDS encoding lytic transglycosylase: protein MNRFLKLAIVGLVASCGGGGNYKAPRNLENACALAAERPAYMRAMKATERRWGVPVHVQMATIHQESKFIGDARTPHRYALGIIPMGRQSSAYGYSQALDDTWDDYRKQTGNRRARRDDIRDATDFMGWYMNDSARMLGISKWDAGAQYLAYHEGRNGFTRGSHNSKPWLMNVAGKVQTRAELYRMQLASCR, encoded by the coding sequence ATGAACAGGTTTCTCAAGCTCGCCATTGTCGGGCTGGTGGCCTCTTGCGGAGGGGGCGGGAACTACAAGGCACCGCGCAATCTGGAAAACGCCTGCGCCCTGGCGGCGGAACGTCCCGCCTATATGCGGGCGATGAAGGCGACCGAGCGGCGCTGGGGTGTCCCGGTGCATGTGCAGATGGCGACGATCCACCAGGAATCGAAATTCATCGGCGATGCGCGGACGCCGCATCGCTATGCGCTGGGAATCATCCCGATGGGCCGGCAAAGCTCGGCCTATGGCTACAGCCAGGCGCTGGACGACACCTGGGACGATTACCGCAAGCAGACCGGCAACCGCCGCGCCCGGCGCGACGACATCCGCGACGCCACCGATTTCATGGGCTGGTACATGAACGACTCGGCGCGGATGCTGGGCATCTCGAAATGGGATGCCGGCGCGCAATACCTGGCCTATCACGAAGGCCGCAACGGCTTCACCCGCGGCTCGCACAATTCCAAGCCCTGGCTGATGAACGTGGCCGGCAAGGTCCAGACCCGGGCCGAGCTTTACCGGATGCAGCTCGCCTCCTGCCGCTGA
- the modC gene encoding molybdenum ABC transporter ATP-binding protein, with the protein MLEVAFRHRFPGLSLDVAFRAPGGVTALFGPSGCGKSTAINAIAGLLRPDQGRIALDGRLLLDGATNLSPQARRIGCVFQDARLFPHMTVAANLRYPSRWRPGAARDFDRIVGMLALEPLLKRRPGTLSGGERQRVAIGRALLSDPALLVMDEPLAALDEGRKAEIMPWLERLRDQIRLPILYVSHSVPEVLRLATTVVLMRQGRVSHSGPLAEILADPALAPQLGAREAGALIRATVEGREPDGMTRVATAGGPMLLPELDLPPGRVLRLRILAHEVMLARAAPQGLSALNVLPVTVTRVEGGLVQLALGDERMLAQVTPRSVKALELQPGIACHAIVKSVSVLPS; encoded by the coding sequence ATGCTGGAAGTCGCGTTTCGCCACCGCTTCCCCGGACTTTCGCTGGATGTGGCCTTCCGGGCGCCGGGCGGGGTGACGGCGCTGTTCGGCCCCTCGGGCTGCGGGAAAAGCACGGCGATCAACGCCATCGCCGGGCTGTTGCGCCCCGACCAGGGCCGGATCGCGCTTGACGGGCGCCTGCTCCTCGACGGCGCCACCAACCTTTCGCCGCAAGCCCGGCGCATCGGCTGCGTGTTCCAGGATGCGCGGCTGTTCCCGCATATGACGGTGGCGGCGAACCTGCGCTATCCCTCGCGCTGGCGGCCCGGCGCGGCCCGCGACTTCGACCGCATCGTCGGGATGCTGGCGCTGGAACCGCTGCTGAAACGCCGCCCCGGCACACTGTCGGGGGGCGAGCGCCAGCGCGTCGCCATCGGCCGGGCGCTGCTGTCGGACCCGGCATTGCTGGTGATGGACGAGCCGCTGGCGGCGCTGGACGAGGGCCGCAAGGCCGAGATCATGCCCTGGCTGGAACGCCTGCGGGACCAGATCCGGCTGCCGATCCTCTATGTCAGCCATTCGGTGCCCGAGGTGCTGCGGCTGGCGACCACGGTTGTGCTGATGCGGCAGGGCCGTGTCAGCCATTCCGGCCCGCTGGCCGAGATCCTGGCCGACCCGGCGCTGGCCCCGCAACTGGGCGCGCGCGAGGCGGGGGCACTGATCCGCGCCACGGTCGAGGGCCGCGAGCCCGACGGCATGACCCGCGTCGCCACCGCCGGCGGGCCGATGCTGCTGCCGGAACTGGACCTGCCCCCCGGCCGGGTGCTGCGGCTGCGGATCCTGGCGCATGAGGTGATGCTGGCACGCGCGGCGCCGCAAGGCCTGTCGGCGCTGAACGTGCTGCCGGTCACGGTGACGCGGGTCGAGGGCGGGCTGGTGCAGCTGGCCCTGGGCGATGAGCGGATGCTTGCGCAAGTCACGCCGCGCTCGGTCAAGGCACTGGAATTGCAGCCGGGCATCGCCTGCCATGCCATCGTGAAATCGGTCTCGGTCCTGCCCAGCTAG
- the modB gene encoding molybdate ABC transporter permease subunit, which yields MIPTDWLGPQEWQAVRLSLRVAGVATLASLPFAVAIAWLLARRRFPGHGLLSGLVHLPLILPPVVTGYLLLVTFGTQGPVGSLLKPLGIVFAFRWTGAALACGIMAFPLMVRAIRLGFEAVDPRLEQAAATLGAPRAWIFLTVTLPLIVPAILAGATLGFAKAMGEFGATITFVSNIPGQTQTLPSAIYALLQVPSGDAAALRLVLVSVVIAMAAVLVSEWLAWRMSGRR from the coding sequence ATGATCCCGACCGACTGGCTTGGCCCTCAGGAATGGCAGGCCGTGCGCCTGTCCCTGCGGGTGGCCGGCGTCGCCACGCTTGCCAGCCTGCCCTTTGCCGTCGCCATCGCCTGGCTTCTGGCGCGGCGGCGGTTTCCCGGGCACGGGCTGCTGAGCGGCCTTGTCCACCTGCCGCTGATCCTGCCGCCGGTCGTCACCGGCTATCTGCTGCTGGTGACCTTCGGCACGCAGGGGCCGGTGGGCAGCCTGCTGAAGCCGCTGGGCATCGTCTTCGCCTTTCGCTGGACCGGCGCGGCCCTGGCCTGCGGCATCATGGCCTTCCCGCTGATGGTGCGCGCCATCAGGCTGGGCTTCGAGGCGGTGGACCCCCGGCTGGAGCAGGCCGCCGCCACCCTGGGCGCGCCGCGGGCCTGGATCTTCCTGACCGTGACCCTGCCGCTGATCGTCCCGGCGATCCTGGCCGGCGCCACCCTGGGCTTTGCCAAGGCGATGGGCGAGTTCGGCGCCACCATCACCTTCGTCTCGAACATTCCGGGCCAGACCCAGACCCTGCCCTCGGCCATCTATGCGCTGCTGCAGGTGCCCTCGGGCGATGCCGCGGCGCTGCGGCTGGTGCTGGTCTCGGTGGTGATCGCCATGGCGGCGGTGCTGGTCTCGGAATGGCTGGCATGGCGCATGTCGGGACGGCGCTGA
- the modA gene encoding molybdate ABC transporter substrate-binding protein, whose protein sequence is MRLSFLAAALIAFAPAAQADEITIFAAASLKDALDEIAVDWQKHHDDTVVISYAGSSQLAKQIQEGAPADLFISASTDWMDAVQESGDIDPATRKDLLGNTLVLVGTGKPAEAAVTELPALLGDGKLAMALVDSVPAGQYGKAALTSLGLWDKVEGQVAQADNVRAALKLVATGEAPLGIVYGSDAVAEKGVGVVAAFPADSHEDITYPGAVTKAADTPQAAAFLDSLSQEPAKSIFESQGFTVTQ, encoded by the coding sequence ATGCGTCTATCTTTCCTTGCCGCCGCCCTGATCGCATTTGCACCCGCCGCGCAGGCCGACGAGATCACCATCTTTGCCGCCGCCAGCCTGAAGGACGCGCTGGACGAGATCGCCGTCGATTGGCAGAAGCACCATGACGATACGGTGGTGATCTCCTATGCCGGCAGTTCGCAGCTTGCCAAGCAGATCCAGGAGGGTGCGCCGGCCGACCTGTTCATCTCGGCCTCGACGGACTGGATGGACGCGGTGCAGGAATCGGGCGATATCGACCCCGCCACGCGCAAGGATCTGCTGGGCAACACGCTGGTGCTGGTCGGCACCGGCAAGCCGGCCGAGGCAGCCGTGACCGAACTGCCGGCCCTGCTGGGCGACGGCAAGCTGGCCATGGCGCTGGTCGATTCCGTGCCGGCCGGGCAATATGGCAAGGCGGCGCTGACCTCGCTGGGCCTTTGGGACAAGGTCGAGGGCCAGGTCGCGCAGGCCGACAACGTCCGCGCCGCGCTGAAGCTGGTCGCGACCGGAGAGGCGCCGCTGGGCATCGTCTATGGCAGCGATGCCGTGGCCGAGAAAGGCGTGGGCGTGGTCGCCGCCTTCCCGGCCGACAGCCATGAAGACATCACCTATCCGGGGGCGGTGACCAAGGCCGCCGATACGCCGCAGGCCGCCGCCTTCCTTGACAGCCTGTCGCAGGAGCCGGCAAAGTCGATCTTTGAATCGCAAGGCTTCACCGTCACGCAATGA
- a CDS encoding LysR family transcriptional regulator, whose protein sequence is MTNDPRLSLRLHFDSGLTFGRGKADLLQGIDEEGSISAAGRRMKMSYRRAWSLVEEMNAHFDAPLVDSSRGGAKGGGAQLTERGRQVLTDYRALEALLRDQGAGQLTRLCTGQRSVPE, encoded by the coding sequence ATGACGAACGATCCCCGGCTCAGCCTCCGTCTGCATTTCGATTCCGGCCTGACCTTCGGGCGCGGCAAGGCCGATCTGCTGCAAGGCATCGACGAGGAAGGCTCGATCTCGGCCGCCGGGCGGCGCATGAAGATGAGCTATCGCCGCGCTTGGTCCCTGGTCGAGGAGATGAATGCGCATTTCGACGCCCCCCTTGTCGACAGCAGCCGCGGCGGCGCCAAGGGCGGCGGGGCCCAGTTGACCGAACGGGGCCGGCAAGTGCTGACCGATTACCGGGCGCTGGAGGCGCTGCTGCGCGACCAGGGCGCGGGGCAACTGACGCGGCTTTGCACCGGGCAGCGATCTGTTCCAGAGTAA
- a CDS encoding acetyl-CoA C-acyltransferase family protein, protein MSENEIVILSGARTAIGTFGGSLAGVPPIQLAATVTRAAIERAGIGADRIGTVVFGHVLNTEPRDMYLSRVAMLEAGVPDTTPAMNVNRLCGSGAQAIVSAAQALMLGDADFAVAGGAESMSRAPYAVPAARFGAKMGDVQMLDMMVGALTCPMGTGHMGVTAENVAREHDISRRAQDEFALESQKRAAAAIAEGRFKEQIVPVEIKTRKGMVAFDTDEHPKSTDLEKLAGLKAVFQKDGTVTAGNASGINDGAAALVLARAEAARAAGARPLFRVLGYAVAGVRPEVMGIGPVPAVEALLRRTGLKAGDFDVIESNEAFAAQALAVNKGLGLDPARVNPNGGAIALGHPVGATGAIVTIKTMYELMRTGGSKGLITMCIGGGQGIALAIERI, encoded by the coding sequence ATGTCCGAGAACGAAATCGTCATTCTGTCCGGGGCGCGCACGGCCATCGGCACCTTCGGCGGCAGCCTGGCGGGCGTGCCGCCGATCCAGCTGGCCGCCACCGTGACCCGCGCCGCGATCGAGCGTGCCGGCATCGGCGCCGATCGCATCGGCACCGTGGTCTTCGGCCATGTGCTGAACACCGAGCCGCGCGACATGTACCTGTCGCGGGTGGCGATGCTGGAAGCCGGGGTACCGGACACCACCCCGGCGATGAACGTGAACCGGCTCTGCGGCTCGGGGGCGCAGGCCATCGTCTCGGCCGCACAGGCGCTGATGCTGGGCGATGCCGATTTCGCCGTGGCGGGCGGCGCGGAATCGATGAGCCGCGCCCCCTATGCCGTGCCGGCGGCGCGCTTCGGCGCCAAGATGGGCGACGTGCAGATGCTCGACATGATGGTCGGCGCGCTGACCTGCCCGATGGGCACCGGCCATATGGGGGTGACGGCGGAAAACGTCGCCCGCGAGCACGACATCTCGCGCCGGGCGCAGGACGAATTCGCGCTGGAAAGCCAGAAGCGCGCCGCCGCCGCCATCGCCGAAGGCCGCTTCAAGGAGCAGATCGTCCCGGTCGAGATCAAGACCCGCAAGGGCATGGTGGCCTTCGACACCGACGAGCACCCGAAATCGACGGATCTGGAGAAGCTGGCCGGGCTTAAGGCGGTGTTCCAAAAGGACGGCACGGTCACCGCCGGCAATGCCTCGGGCATCAACGACGGCGCGGCGGCGCTGGTGCTGGCCCGGGCCGAGGCGGCGCGGGCGGCCGGCGCCCGGCCGCTGTTCCGCGTGCTCGGCTATGCCGTGGCCGGGGTGCGTCCCGAAGTCATGGGCATCGGCCCGGTGCCGGCGGTCGAGGCGCTGCTGCGGCGCACCGGCCTGAAGGCGGGCGATTTCGACGTGATCGAATCGAACGAGGCCTTTGCCGCCCAGGCGCTGGCGGTGAACAAGGGGCTCGGCCTCGATCCCGCCCGGGTGAACCCGAACGGCGGCGCCATCGCGCTGGGCCATCCGGTCGGCGCGACCGGCGCCATCGTCACCATCAAGACCATGTATGAGCTGATGCGGACCGGCGGCAGCAAGGGCTTGATCACCATGTGCATCGGTGGCGGTCAGGGCATCGCGCTGGCCATCGAGCGTATCTGA
- a CDS encoding VUT family protein yields the protein MPRILPGVIAMAIVVVASNILVQHLLGAWLTWGALTYPVAFLVTDIMNRVYGPTAARKVVYAGFVTGVLCSLVAAGMDKTTLRIAVASGAAFLSAQLMDIAVFNQLRKYNWWLPPLAASVAGSIFDTAVFFSIAFATQLTPLFPADDVSWANELVPLLGHGPAQPLWVSLAVADCSVKLAQAVLALVPFRIAVGNLIRRRAQIH from the coding sequence ATGCCCCGTATCCTTCCCGGCGTCATCGCCATGGCCATCGTCGTGGTGGCCTCGAACATCCTGGTCCAGCACCTGCTGGGCGCCTGGCTGACCTGGGGGGCGCTGACCTATCCGGTCGCCTTCCTGGTGACCGACATCATGAACCGGGTCTATGGCCCGACCGCCGCGCGCAAGGTGGTCTATGCCGGCTTCGTGACCGGCGTGCTGTGTTCGCTGGTCGCCGCCGGCATGGACAAGACCACGCTGCGCATCGCCGTCGCCTCGGGCGCCGCGTTCCTTTCGGCGCAGCTGATGGACATTGCCGTCTTCAACCAGTTGCGAAAATACAACTGGTGGCTACCACCCCTGGCGGCCAGCGTCGCCGGGTCGATCTTCGATACGGCTGTCTTCTTCAGCATCGCCTTTGCCACGCAACTGACGCCGCTCTTTCCGGCGGACGATGTTTCCTGGGCAAATGAACTGGTTCCGCTGCTGGGCCATGGCCCGGCGCAGCCGCTGTGGGTGTCGCTGGCCGTCGCCGACTGTTCGGTGAAGCTGGCGCAGGCCGTGCTGGCGCTCGTGCCGTTCCGCATCGCCGTCGGAAATTTGATCCGGCGCCGCGCGCAAATTCATTGA
- a CDS encoding serine hydrolase domain-containing protein, translating into MSLSASVAALDRAVDRALAERRIVGCVVLLAEAGRLVHARAAGFADRESGRPMRRATWLRYASVSKPFTTVAALRLMQTGRLTPEDPVTRWLPDFTPALPDGSRPVITVDQLMAHLAGLDYGFNQPPDGPYARAQVSDGIGDSGLSLAENLRRIASVPLDRLPGTRWRYSVATDVLGAVIEAAADMPLPEAMARLVTDPLGVEAGFHAPDSVDLAANYADARPEPRRMRGPTRVRNPLQPEQGYAYLPERIRDPSAYPSGGGGMAGTAEAALALLETLREGSFLAGNLRAEARRNRIRQRHPLRGPGWGHAWAGAVITEAEAAGIGLPQGSLGWGGIYGHSWIVDPARRRSLVALTNTALEGMNGAFAVEIAAALAL; encoded by the coding sequence ATGAGCCTTTCCGCCAGCGTCGCCGCCCTGGACCGCGCCGTCGACCGCGCGCTGGCCGAGCGGCGGATCGTCGGCTGCGTGGTCCTGCTGGCCGAAGCCGGTCGGCTGGTCCATGCCCGTGCCGCAGGCTTCGCCGACCGCGAATCCGGCCGGCCGATGCGGCGGGCGACCTGGCTGCGCTACGCCTCGGTCTCGAAACCCTTCACCACGGTCGCGGCATTGCGGCTGATGCAGACGGGCCGGCTGACGCCCGAGGATCCGGTGACGCGCTGGCTGCCGGATTTCACCCCCGCCCTGCCCGACGGCAGCCGCCCCGTGATCACCGTCGATCAGCTGATGGCGCATCTGGCCGGGCTGGATTACGGTTTCAACCAGCCGCCGGACGGGCCCTATGCCCGCGCCCAGGTCTCGGACGGGATCGGCGACAGCGGCCTCTCGCTGGCCGAAAACCTGCGCCGCATCGCCTCGGTGCCGCTGGACCGGCTGCCCGGGACGCGCTGGCGCTATTCGGTGGCGACCGACGTGCTGGGTGCGGTGATCGAGGCCGCCGCCGACATGCCGCTGCCCGAGGCCATGGCCCGGCTGGTCACCGACCCGCTGGGCGTCGAAGCCGGCTTCCACGCCCCGGATTCCGTCGATCTGGCCGCGAATTACGCCGATGCCCGCCCCGAGCCGCGGCGGATGCGCGGCCCGACCCGGGTCCGGAACCCGCTGCAGCCCGAACAAGGCTATGCCTATCTGCCCGAGCGCATCCGCGACCCTTCCGCCTATCCGTCCGGCGGCGGCGGCATGGCCGGCACGGCCGAGGCGGCGCTGGCGCTGCTGGAAACCCTGCGCGAGGGCAGTTTCCTGGCCGGGAACCTGCGCGCCGAGGCGCGGCGCAACCGCATCCGCCAGCGCCACCCGCTGCGCGGTCCCGGCTGGGGCCACGCCTGGGCGGGCGCGGTGATCACCGAGGCCGAGGCGGCCGGCATCGGCCTGCCGCAGGGCAGCCTGGGCTGGGGCGGCATCTACGGCCACAGCTGGATCGTCGATCCCGCCCGGCGCCGCAGCCTGGTGGCGCTGACCAATACGGCGCTCGAAGGCATGAACGGCGCCTTCGCGGTGGAAATCGCCGCCGCGCTCGCGCTATAA
- a CDS encoding esterase-like activity of phytase family protein, which produces MPGRRHRPLRRGGPAGGAAARSRRLPGLALSLLLLSASSACAADPAPSAAPRVDYVATYVWQLEDESFGGFSGIEISADGSRFTALSDRATIRWGSVERDAQGRIRGLELAGRARLRDSTGKPLKPGWQGDSEGLAIAPDGTLWISFEGLTRIARHDTADSPAKPLPRPPEFKTMQRNSSLEALAILPDGTLLTLPERSGALTRPFPVWRWRDGRWDQPFSIPRSGDWLAVGADIGPDGRFYLLERDFKGLLGFRSRVRRFDLSETGVSNERVLLESRPLQYDNLEGISVWHDGRGIRMTLISDDNFGWLQRTELVEYRVAE; this is translated from the coding sequence ATGCCAGGTCGTCGCCACCGCCCGCTAAGGCGCGGCGGCCCGGCCGGCGGCGCGGCAGCGCGGTCCCGCCGCCTGCCGGGTCTGGCGCTGTCGCTGCTGCTGCTCTCCGCCTCCTCGGCCTGCGCGGCCGATCCGGCGCCCTCGGCGGCGCCGCGTGTCGATTACGTCGCCACCTATGTCTGGCAGCTGGAGGACGAGAGTTTCGGCGGCTTCTCGGGCATCGAGATCAGCGCCGACGGCAGCCGCTTCACCGCGCTTTCGGACCGCGCCACCATCCGCTGGGGCAGCGTCGAGCGCGACGCCCAGGGCCGGATTCGCGGGCTGGAGCTGGCCGGCCGCGCCCGGCTGCGCGACAGCACCGGCAAACCGCTGAAACCCGGCTGGCAGGGCGACAGCGAGGGGCTCGCCATCGCGCCCGACGGCACGCTCTGGATCAGCTTCGAGGGGCTGACCCGCATCGCCCGCCACGACACGGCCGACAGCCCCGCCAAGCCCCTGCCCCGGCCGCCGGAGTTCAAGACCATGCAGCGCAATTCCTCGCTGGAGGCGCTGGCGATCCTGCCCGACGGCACGCTCTTGACCCTGCCCGAGCGGTCCGGCGCGCTGACCCGGCCATTTCCGGTCTGGCGCTGGCGGGACGGCAGATGGGATCAGCCCTTCTCGATCCCGCGCTCGGGCGACTGGCTGGCGGTCGGCGCCGATATCGGCCCGGACGGGCGCTTCTACCTGCTGGAACGCGACTTCAAGGGCCTGCTGGGCTTCCGCTCCCGCGTTCGCCGCTTCGACCTGTCGGAAACCGGCGTCTCGAACGAGCGGGTGCTGCTGGAATCCCGGCCGCTGCAATATGACAATCTTGAGGGGATCTCGGTCTGGCATGACGGGCGGGGTATTCGCATGACCTTGATCTCGGATGACAATTTCGGCTGGTTGCAACGCACCGAACTGGTGGAATACCGGGTGGCGGAATGA
- the mepA gene encoding penicillin-insensitive murein endopeptidase, which produces MIRKFLTAAVLALTGLGLVQPAGADPLARSVFGAVPGPTGGAPVSIGFYSKGCVSGAVQLPESGPTWQAMRLSRNRNWGHPELVGFLIGLSQAARQAGWQGLYIGDMGQPRGGPMTSGHASHQSGLDADVWMLPPQSLRLTAAQRERISSQSVVNRAGTAPSGLWSGSHMAIMRAAARDPRVERIFVDPVAKLAMCQTETGDRRYLRKIRPLGGHDYHFHVRMACPAGSVCQQQDAPPPGDGCAEAAEWIKNRIDPSRVKPVPPDPNYRHPRSFRLSEMPRQCQVVATAR; this is translated from the coding sequence GTGATCCGCAAATTCCTGACCGCCGCCGTGCTGGCATTGACCGGGCTTGGCCTCGTGCAACCCGCCGGGGCCGACCCGCTGGCCCGCAGCGTCTTCGGCGCGGTTCCCGGCCCGACCGGCGGCGCCCCCGTCTCGATCGGGTTCTACTCCAAGGGCTGCGTCTCGGGGGCCGTGCAGCTGCCGGAATCCGGCCCGACCTGGCAGGCGATGCGCCTGTCGAGGAACCGCAATTGGGGCCATCCCGAACTGGTCGGCTTCCTGATCGGCCTGTCGCAGGCCGCGCGCCAGGCCGGCTGGCAGGGGCTTTACATCGGCGACATGGGCCAGCCGCGCGGCGGCCCGATGACCTCGGGCCATGCCAGCCACCAGTCCGGCCTTGATGCCGATGTCTGGATGCTGCCGCCGCAAAGCCTGCGCCTGACCGCGGCGCAGCGCGAGCGGATCTCGTCGCAATCGGTGGTGAATCGGGCCGGCACCGCGCCCTCGGGCCTGTGGAGCGGCAGTCACATGGCGATCATGCGCGCCGCCGCCCGCGATCCGCGGGTCGAACGCATCTTCGTCGATCCGGTGGCCAAGCTGGCGATGTGCCAGACCGAAACCGGCGACCGCCGCTATCTGCGCAAGATCCGGCCGCTGGGCGGGCATGACTATCACTTCCATGTCCGGATGGCCTGCCCGGCGGGCTCGGTCTGCCAGCAGCAGGACGCGCCGCCGCCCGGCGACGGTTGCGCCGAGGCGGCGGAATGGATCAAGAACCGCATCGATCCCAGCCGGGTCAAGCCGGTGCCGCCCGACCCGAACTATCGCCACCCCCGCAGCTTCCGGCTGAGCGAGATGCCCCGTCAATGCCAGGTCGTCGCCACCGCCCGCTAA